In Drosophila pseudoobscura strain MV-25-SWS-2005 chromosome 4, UCI_Dpse_MV25, whole genome shotgun sequence, the following proteins share a genomic window:
- the RluA-2 gene encoding RNA pseudouridylate synthase domain-containing protein 2 isoform X3 translates to MFGRPQILMKFFRQLKTIIHSANYYYYDRWVHALTVLSTIQKDLSPLPKKRNTISTDELFDAKRVKLDTKSLKTKRPGLTDEKYDETSYYFENGLRKVYPYFFTFTTFTKGRWVGEKILDVFAREFRAHPAEEYKRSIETGKLTVNYEKVPVDYRLKHNDLLANIVHRHEVPVSLQSITIVHMDEDIVVVNKPASIPVHPCGRYRHNTVVFILAKSHNLKNLRTIHRLDRLTSGLLIFGRTSKKARELEQQIRNRQVQKEYVCRVEGRFPDGIIECNEPIQVVSYKIGVCRVSPNGKDCRTTFRRISEVGDCSIVLCKPLTGRMHQIRVHLQYLGYPIVNDPLYNHEVFGPSKGRGGDIGGKSDEQLINNLIKIHNAENWLGVEEGGDVLMGNPLKCEIKTSVPNEDLIEIGAQNSKITSMVASITEAPPQTGHEEPIDPFDLNKTTYDPHCHECKVNYRDPNAKDLLMYLHAWKYKGVDWEYRTELPDWACKELIDYDTIDQ, encoded by the exons ATGTTTGGTAGACCACAAATTTTAATGAAGTTCTTCCGACAATTAAAAACTATTATTCACTCggcaaattattattattatgatagATGGGTACATGCTTTAACA gtGCTATCAACAATACAGAAAGATCTATCACCATTGCCCAAAAAACGTAATACTATCTCCACGGACGAATTATTTGATGCAAAGAGAGTCAAATTGGACACCAAGTCCCTCAAAACTAAAAGACCTGGCTTGACCGATGAAAAATATGATGAGACATCTTATTACTTTGAAAACG GTCTTCGGAAGGTTTATCCCTACTTTTTCACGTTCACGACATTTACAAAAGGGCGTTGGGTTGGCGAGAAAATCTTAGACGTGTTTGCTCGTGAGTTCCGTGCGCATCCTGCAGAAGAATATAAGCGCAGTATAGAGACTGGAAAACTAACCGTAAATTATGAAAAAGTTCCTGTAGACTATAGACTAAAGCACAATGATCTACTTGCAAATATCGTTCATAG gCATGAAGTCCCTGTAAGTCTGCAGTCTATTACTATAGTGCACATGGATGAAGACATTGTGGTTGTAAATAAGCCAGCCTCAATACCA GTACATCCGTGTGGTCGGTATAGACATAATACTGTGGTGTTCATACTGGCAAAGTCGCACAACCTAAAAAATCTAAGAACTATACACCGACTAGATCGTCTTACATCTGGCCTTCTTATATTTGGTCGCACCTCAAAGAAAGCCCGGGAATTGGAACAACAAATAAGAAATAGACAAGTACAAAAGGAATATGTTTGTCGCGTGGAGGGTCGTTTTCCTGA TGGGATAATTGAATGCAATGAACCTATTCAAGTTGTCAGCTACAAAATTGGAGTTTGTAGGGTATCGCCAAACGGCAAAGACTGCAGGACAACGTTCCGAAGAATTTCTGAAGTTGGTGACTGTAGCATTGTTCTGTGCAAACCACTCACCGGACGCATGCACCAAATAAGAGTACATCTGCAATATTTAG GTTACCCCATTGTAAATGATCCCTTGTACAACCACGAAGTCTTTGGGCCCTCTAAGGGACGAGGAGGCGACATTGGAGGAAAAAGTGACGAACAGCTGATCAACAATCTAATCAAAATTCATAATGCCGAGAATTGGTTGGGAGTTGAAGAAGGCGGAGATGTGTTAATGGGAAATCCATTAAAGTGTGAAATAAAAACTTCTGTACCAAACGAAGATTTAATTGAGATTGGAGCTCAGAATTCGAAAATAACATCAATGGTTGCTTCAATTACAGAA GCTCCCCCCCAGACTGGTCATGAAGAACCAATCGACccatttgatttaaataaaacaacatATGATCCACATTGCCATGAGTGCAAAGTTAACTATAGAGATCCCAATGCCAAAGATCTGCTCATGTACCTGCATGCTTGGAAATATAAG GGTGTCGACTGGGAGTACAGAACAGAGCTGCCGGACTGGGCTTGTAAAGAGCTCATTGATTATGATACTATAGACCAGTAG
- the RluA-2 gene encoding RNA pseudouridylate synthase domain-containing protein 2 isoform X4, whose product MFGRPQILMKFFRQLKTIIHSANYYYYDRWVLSTIQKDLSPLPKKRNTISTDELFDAKRVKLDTKSLKTKRPGLTDEKYDETSYYFENGLRKVYPYFFTFTTFTKGRWVGEKILDVFAREFRAHPAEEYKRSIETGKLTVNYEKVPVDYRLKHNDLLANIVHRHEVPVSLQSITIVHMDEDIVVVNKPASIPVHPCGRYRHNTVVFILAKSHNLKNLRTIHRLDRLTSGLLIFGRTSKKARELEQQIRNRQVQKEYVCRVEGRFPDGIIECNEPIQVVSYKIGVCRVSPNGKDCRTTFRRISEVGDCSIVLCKPLTGRMHQIRVHLQYLGYPIVNDPLYNHEVFGPSKGRGGDIGGKSDEQLINNLIKIHNAENWLGVEEGGDVLMGNPLKCEIKTSVPNEDLIEIGAQNSKITSMVASITEAPPQTGHEEPIDPFDLNKTTYDPHCHECKVNYRDPNAKDLLMYLHAWKYKGVDWEYRTELPDWACKELIDYDTIDQ is encoded by the exons ATGTTTGGTAGACCACAAATTTTAATGAAGTTCTTCCGACAATTAAAAACTATTATTCACTCggcaaattattattattatgatagATGG gtGCTATCAACAATACAGAAAGATCTATCACCATTGCCCAAAAAACGTAATACTATCTCCACGGACGAATTATTTGATGCAAAGAGAGTCAAATTGGACACCAAGTCCCTCAAAACTAAAAGACCTGGCTTGACCGATGAAAAATATGATGAGACATCTTATTACTTTGAAAACG GTCTTCGGAAGGTTTATCCCTACTTTTTCACGTTCACGACATTTACAAAAGGGCGTTGGGTTGGCGAGAAAATCTTAGACGTGTTTGCTCGTGAGTTCCGTGCGCATCCTGCAGAAGAATATAAGCGCAGTATAGAGACTGGAAAACTAACCGTAAATTATGAAAAAGTTCCTGTAGACTATAGACTAAAGCACAATGATCTACTTGCAAATATCGTTCATAG gCATGAAGTCCCTGTAAGTCTGCAGTCTATTACTATAGTGCACATGGATGAAGACATTGTGGTTGTAAATAAGCCAGCCTCAATACCA GTACATCCGTGTGGTCGGTATAGACATAATACTGTGGTGTTCATACTGGCAAAGTCGCACAACCTAAAAAATCTAAGAACTATACACCGACTAGATCGTCTTACATCTGGCCTTCTTATATTTGGTCGCACCTCAAAGAAAGCCCGGGAATTGGAACAACAAATAAGAAATAGACAAGTACAAAAGGAATATGTTTGTCGCGTGGAGGGTCGTTTTCCTGA TGGGATAATTGAATGCAATGAACCTATTCAAGTTGTCAGCTACAAAATTGGAGTTTGTAGGGTATCGCCAAACGGCAAAGACTGCAGGACAACGTTCCGAAGAATTTCTGAAGTTGGTGACTGTAGCATTGTTCTGTGCAAACCACTCACCGGACGCATGCACCAAATAAGAGTACATCTGCAATATTTAG GTTACCCCATTGTAAATGATCCCTTGTACAACCACGAAGTCTTTGGGCCCTCTAAGGGACGAGGAGGCGACATTGGAGGAAAAAGTGACGAACAGCTGATCAACAATCTAATCAAAATTCATAATGCCGAGAATTGGTTGGGAGTTGAAGAAGGCGGAGATGTGTTAATGGGAAATCCATTAAAGTGTGAAATAAAAACTTCTGTACCAAACGAAGATTTAATTGAGATTGGAGCTCAGAATTCGAAAATAACATCAATGGTTGCTTCAATTACAGAA GCTCCCCCCCAGACTGGTCATGAAGAACCAATCGACccatttgatttaaataaaacaacatATGATCCACATTGCCATGAGTGCAAAGTTAACTATAGAGATCCCAATGCCAAAGATCTGCTCATGTACCTGCATGCTTGGAAATATAAG GGTGTCGACTGGGAGTACAGAACAGAGCTGCCGGACTGGGCTTGTAAAGAGCTCATTGATTATGATACTATAGACCAGTAG
- the RluA-2 gene encoding RNA pseudouridylate synthase domain-containing protein 2 isoform X5 gives MFGRPQILMKFFRQLKTIIHSANYYYYDRWVHALTRNNKSFKIYGCTEVVARFLIMINPKCVQHAHIQQGDETVNIENIIRAVPPTNSAIGESVETNMIDQEAQSPKSTHDGDLQVLSTIQKDLSPLPKKRNTISTDELFDAKRVKLDTKSLKTKRPGLTDEKYDETSYYFENGLRKVYPYFFTFTTFTKGRWVGEKILDVFAREFRAHPAEEYKRSIETGKLTVNYEKVPVDYRLKHNDLLANIVHRHEVPVSLQSITIVHMDEDIVVVNKPASIPVHPCGRYRHNTVVFILAKSHNLKNLRTIHRLDRLTSGLLIFGRTSKKARELEQQIRNRQVQKEYVCRVEGRFPE, from the exons ATGTTTGGTAGACCACAAATTTTAATGAAGTTCTTCCGACAATTAAAAACTATTATTCACTCggcaaattattattattatgatagATGGGTACATGCTTTAACA cGAAATAACAAATCATTCAAGATATACGGATGCACTGAAGTGGTGGCgaggtttttaataatgataAATCCAAAATGTGTGCAGCACGCTCATATCCAACAAGGTGATGAAACAGTAAACATTGAGAATATTATTCGAGCTGTGCCTCCTACAAACTCTGCCATAGGAGAATCGGTCGAGACTAACATGATCGATCAAGAAGCCCAGTCCCCCAAATCCACTCACGATGGCGATCTTCAA gtGCTATCAACAATACAGAAAGATCTATCACCATTGCCCAAAAAACGTAATACTATCTCCACGGACGAATTATTTGATGCAAAGAGAGTCAAATTGGACACCAAGTCCCTCAAAACTAAAAGACCTGGCTTGACCGATGAAAAATATGATGAGACATCTTATTACTTTGAAAACG GTCTTCGGAAGGTTTATCCCTACTTTTTCACGTTCACGACATTTACAAAAGGGCGTTGGGTTGGCGAGAAAATCTTAGACGTGTTTGCTCGTGAGTTCCGTGCGCATCCTGCAGAAGAATATAAGCGCAGTATAGAGACTGGAAAACTAACCGTAAATTATGAAAAAGTTCCTGTAGACTATAGACTAAAGCACAATGATCTACTTGCAAATATCGTTCATAG gCATGAAGTCCCTGTAAGTCTGCAGTCTATTACTATAGTGCACATGGATGAAGACATTGTGGTTGTAAATAAGCCAGCCTCAATACCA GTACATCCGTGTGGTCGGTATAGACATAATACTGTGGTGTTCATACTGGCAAAGTCGCACAACCTAAAAAATCTAAGAACTATACACCGACTAGATCGTCTTACATCTGGCCTTCTTATATTTGGTCGCACCTCAAAGAAAGCCCGGGAATTGGAACAACAAATAAGAAATAGACAAGTACAAAAGGAATATGTTTGTCGCGTGGAGGGTCGTTTTCCTGAGTAA
- the RluA-2 gene encoding RNA pseudouridylate synthase domain-containing protein 2 isoform X2, translating to MFGRPQILMKFFRQLKTIIHSANYYYYDRWRNNKSFKIYGCTEVVARFLIMINPKCVQHAHIQQGDETVNIENIIRAVPPTNSAIGESVETNMIDQEAQSPKSTHDGDLQVLSTIQKDLSPLPKKRNTISTDELFDAKRVKLDTKSLKTKRPGLTDEKYDETSYYFENGLRKVYPYFFTFTTFTKGRWVGEKILDVFAREFRAHPAEEYKRSIETGKLTVNYEKVPVDYRLKHNDLLANIVHRHEVPVSLQSITIVHMDEDIVVVNKPASIPVHPCGRYRHNTVVFILAKSHNLKNLRTIHRLDRLTSGLLIFGRTSKKARELEQQIRNRQVQKEYVCRVEGRFPDGIIECNEPIQVVSYKIGVCRVSPNGKDCRTTFRRISEVGDCSIVLCKPLTGRMHQIRVHLQYLGYPIVNDPLYNHEVFGPSKGRGGDIGGKSDEQLINNLIKIHNAENWLGVEEGGDVLMGNPLKCEIKTSVPNEDLIEIGAQNSKITSMVASITEAPPQTGHEEPIDPFDLNKTTYDPHCHECKVNYRDPNAKDLLMYLHAWKYKGVDWEYRTELPDWACKELIDYDTIDQ from the exons ATGTTTGGTAGACCACAAATTTTAATGAAGTTCTTCCGACAATTAAAAACTATTATTCACTCggcaaattattattattatgatagATGG cGAAATAACAAATCATTCAAGATATACGGATGCACTGAAGTGGTGGCgaggtttttaataatgataAATCCAAAATGTGTGCAGCACGCTCATATCCAACAAGGTGATGAAACAGTAAACATTGAGAATATTATTCGAGCTGTGCCTCCTACAAACTCTGCCATAGGAGAATCGGTCGAGACTAACATGATCGATCAAGAAGCCCAGTCCCCCAAATCCACTCACGATGGCGATCTTCAA gtGCTATCAACAATACAGAAAGATCTATCACCATTGCCCAAAAAACGTAATACTATCTCCACGGACGAATTATTTGATGCAAAGAGAGTCAAATTGGACACCAAGTCCCTCAAAACTAAAAGACCTGGCTTGACCGATGAAAAATATGATGAGACATCTTATTACTTTGAAAACG GTCTTCGGAAGGTTTATCCCTACTTTTTCACGTTCACGACATTTACAAAAGGGCGTTGGGTTGGCGAGAAAATCTTAGACGTGTTTGCTCGTGAGTTCCGTGCGCATCCTGCAGAAGAATATAAGCGCAGTATAGAGACTGGAAAACTAACCGTAAATTATGAAAAAGTTCCTGTAGACTATAGACTAAAGCACAATGATCTACTTGCAAATATCGTTCATAG gCATGAAGTCCCTGTAAGTCTGCAGTCTATTACTATAGTGCACATGGATGAAGACATTGTGGTTGTAAATAAGCCAGCCTCAATACCA GTACATCCGTGTGGTCGGTATAGACATAATACTGTGGTGTTCATACTGGCAAAGTCGCACAACCTAAAAAATCTAAGAACTATACACCGACTAGATCGTCTTACATCTGGCCTTCTTATATTTGGTCGCACCTCAAAGAAAGCCCGGGAATTGGAACAACAAATAAGAAATAGACAAGTACAAAAGGAATATGTTTGTCGCGTGGAGGGTCGTTTTCCTGA TGGGATAATTGAATGCAATGAACCTATTCAAGTTGTCAGCTACAAAATTGGAGTTTGTAGGGTATCGCCAAACGGCAAAGACTGCAGGACAACGTTCCGAAGAATTTCTGAAGTTGGTGACTGTAGCATTGTTCTGTGCAAACCACTCACCGGACGCATGCACCAAATAAGAGTACATCTGCAATATTTAG GTTACCCCATTGTAAATGATCCCTTGTACAACCACGAAGTCTTTGGGCCCTCTAAGGGACGAGGAGGCGACATTGGAGGAAAAAGTGACGAACAGCTGATCAACAATCTAATCAAAATTCATAATGCCGAGAATTGGTTGGGAGTTGAAGAAGGCGGAGATGTGTTAATGGGAAATCCATTAAAGTGTGAAATAAAAACTTCTGTACCAAACGAAGATTTAATTGAGATTGGAGCTCAGAATTCGAAAATAACATCAATGGTTGCTTCAATTACAGAA GCTCCCCCCCAGACTGGTCATGAAGAACCAATCGACccatttgatttaaataaaacaacatATGATCCACATTGCCATGAGTGCAAAGTTAACTATAGAGATCCCAATGCCAAAGATCTGCTCATGTACCTGCATGCTTGGAAATATAAG GGTGTCGACTGGGAGTACAGAACAGAGCTGCCGGACTGGGCTTGTAAAGAGCTCATTGATTATGATACTATAGACCAGTAG
- the RluA-2 gene encoding RNA pseudouridylate synthase domain-containing protein 2 isoform X1, producing the protein MINPKCVQHAHIQQGDETVNIENIIRAVPPTNSAIGESVETNMIDQEAQSPKSTHDGDLQVLSTIQKDLSPLPKKRNTISTDELFDAKRVKLDTKSLKTKRPGLTDEKYDETSYYFENGLRKVYPYFFTFTTFTKGRWVGEKILDVFAREFRAHPAEEYKRSIETGKLTVNYEKVPVDYRLKHNDLLANIVHRHEVPVSLQSITIVHMDEDIVVVNKPASIPVHPCGRYRHNTVVFILAKSHNLKNLRTIHRLDRLTSGLLIFGRTSKKARELEQQIRNRQVQKEYVCRVEGRFPDGIIECNEPIQVVSYKIGVCRVSPNGKDCRTTFRRISEVGDCSIVLCKPLTGRMHQIRVHLQYLGYPIVNDPLYNHEVFGPSKGRGGDIGGKSDEQLINNLIKIHNAENWLGVEEGGDVLMGNPLKCEIKTSVPNEDLIEIGAQNSKITSMVASITEAPPQTGHEEPIDPFDLNKTTYDPHCHECKVNYRDPNAKDLLMYLHAWKYKGVDWEYRTELPDWACKELIDYDTIDQ; encoded by the exons atgataAATCCAAAATGTGTGCAGCACGCTCATATCCAACAAGGTGATGAAACAGTAAACATTGAGAATATTATTCGAGCTGTGCCTCCTACAAACTCTGCCATAGGAGAATCGGTCGAGACTAACATGATCGATCAAGAAGCCCAGTCCCCCAAATCCACTCACGATGGCGATCTTCAA gtGCTATCAACAATACAGAAAGATCTATCACCATTGCCCAAAAAACGTAATACTATCTCCACGGACGAATTATTTGATGCAAAGAGAGTCAAATTGGACACCAAGTCCCTCAAAACTAAAAGACCTGGCTTGACCGATGAAAAATATGATGAGACATCTTATTACTTTGAAAACG GTCTTCGGAAGGTTTATCCCTACTTTTTCACGTTCACGACATTTACAAAAGGGCGTTGGGTTGGCGAGAAAATCTTAGACGTGTTTGCTCGTGAGTTCCGTGCGCATCCTGCAGAAGAATATAAGCGCAGTATAGAGACTGGAAAACTAACCGTAAATTATGAAAAAGTTCCTGTAGACTATAGACTAAAGCACAATGATCTACTTGCAAATATCGTTCATAG gCATGAAGTCCCTGTAAGTCTGCAGTCTATTACTATAGTGCACATGGATGAAGACATTGTGGTTGTAAATAAGCCAGCCTCAATACCA GTACATCCGTGTGGTCGGTATAGACATAATACTGTGGTGTTCATACTGGCAAAGTCGCACAACCTAAAAAATCTAAGAACTATACACCGACTAGATCGTCTTACATCTGGCCTTCTTATATTTGGTCGCACCTCAAAGAAAGCCCGGGAATTGGAACAACAAATAAGAAATAGACAAGTACAAAAGGAATATGTTTGTCGCGTGGAGGGTCGTTTTCCTGA TGGGATAATTGAATGCAATGAACCTATTCAAGTTGTCAGCTACAAAATTGGAGTTTGTAGGGTATCGCCAAACGGCAAAGACTGCAGGACAACGTTCCGAAGAATTTCTGAAGTTGGTGACTGTAGCATTGTTCTGTGCAAACCACTCACCGGACGCATGCACCAAATAAGAGTACATCTGCAATATTTAG GTTACCCCATTGTAAATGATCCCTTGTACAACCACGAAGTCTTTGGGCCCTCTAAGGGACGAGGAGGCGACATTGGAGGAAAAAGTGACGAACAGCTGATCAACAATCTAATCAAAATTCATAATGCCGAGAATTGGTTGGGAGTTGAAGAAGGCGGAGATGTGTTAATGGGAAATCCATTAAAGTGTGAAATAAAAACTTCTGTACCAAACGAAGATTTAATTGAGATTGGAGCTCAGAATTCGAAAATAACATCAATGGTTGCTTCAATTACAGAA GCTCCCCCCCAGACTGGTCATGAAGAACCAATCGACccatttgatttaaataaaacaacatATGATCCACATTGCCATGAGTGCAAAGTTAACTATAGAGATCCCAATGCCAAAGATCTGCTCATGTACCTGCATGCTTGGAAATATAAG GGTGTCGACTGGGAGTACAGAACAGAGCTGCCGGACTGGGCTTGTAAAGAGCTCATTGATTATGATACTATAGACCAGTAG